The genomic window CTCACAGATTTCAAAGTAGGTAATGTTTTTTGTATCTTTAATGTTGCATGCACCACTGAAAAGCTGATTTCTTCTTGAGCGAGCTGCATCTTCAAACAAATACATGATAATTTTGTTTTTGAATATATCTTTAAAAGTTTTTATTTCAATTTCTTGATTCATGTATTCAGTAAATGCAAAGAACGGACCAATAAGTTTATCTTCATTGATGTTGTATGACAATAATTCATCGTTTATGCGTTTTCTGAGGTCGTTCCAATTGAGTGGTTTTTGATTGATGATAAAATGAGTGTCTTTGATTAAATCTTCATTGTGATTTATGCTGAAATATTTAAAATCCCATCTACGTTTGAATGCAGTGTCCATTGGAAAAACACCTTGATCTGCTGAGTTCATGCTTGCCCAAATAAATAAGTTTTGAGGGAGTTTAATTTTAGTTTCATTTAGATATGTCTTCATGTCTTCAGAAGCTTCAATTGGATATTCAGATTCAAATTCTTCAGTTCTATCCAATAATTGGAATACATCACCAAAAACAGCTGCTACATTGGCACGGTTGATTTCTTCAATGATTAAAAGATAAGGTTCACTTGGATTATTAATTGCTTTTTTAAGTATTCTCATAAATGGTCCTGGAACATACTTGTATGTTATTGAATTACCTTCCGGCACAGGTTTATAAGTTCCAACAAAGTTTGCATAAGAGTAATCTGGATGGAATGTTACTCTTTCATAATTTTCTTCATTATCTTCTAATAAATCATATTTATCTTGATTCAAATTGTAACTTTTACCGGTTCCAGGAGCTCCAAAGTAGATTATGTTTCTTTTTAGATTACTTTCTAAAGGAGGTTTATCTTCAAATAAATTTAAAATTTCTTCATTATATAAAGAGTAACTTTTAATACCTGCTTTTCTAGCTAATAACACCAATTGTCCATCAAGAGCATAATACCACTCTTCAGGAACAATATTAAAAGTTTCTAGAAATTCTTTTTTCATTTTATCCCAATGAACAACAGGGAATTTGTCTGGAAAAATCAATGCATAATATTTATGAATCCACATATTAGTATGTGACGCACTGCAATTAGAAAAAATATCTCCTAAATCATTCTCTAATTGAATATAATCATCTACATTAGTTAACACACTTTGCTCAATTAAACGAGCTCCATCAACTAATGCATCACGTATTTTTTTAGCTATTTCAATAGCTTCATTTTCACTTACATTCTCTGAATTTCTTGCTGGGCCTGCAGTCCATTCTTGTGTTACACTATGTTTAAATAAAGAATATTTATGTGCTGAACCTCCTGAAATACTTCCTGCAAACTTATAATCATCAAAAAACTCTAATTGAGAACATAAAGTGTTTTTATCACCATCATGAATAAAAATTGTATTTAAAATATCAATACCTTTTAAATTTTCTAAAATGTTTGGTGCAAAATCTTCCTTAAATTTAATATAATTATGTTCATATTCTTCATTTTCAAAGTTTCCTAAACTATTTTCATCTAAATAATCTCTAATGATTTTTGCGGATTCATCATATTCAACAATCATCGAATCATCCTCAATATACTCATTTATCATTTGATTAACATTATCTAAATATTTTAAATCAATTTTTTGATCTCTATTCAAACTTTTTACATCCGGAACATATTTTCTTAAATCATCTAAACCAACAGGTTCTTTAAAAATACCTATTGAATCTTTTTCAGTCAAATAATACCCATTATAATGTTCACTATTTATTACAACTTGTTTTTCAAATTCATCACAGAAAATCCCCTTACCAATCAATTTTCCTTCATATTTAAATAAAACCAATGTTCTTCCAATCAAATTAATATTTTTTCTAATATAATGGTAATGACCATCCCTTTCGTTAATCAACACATTTGATAGGAAATTAATTGCATCATCATATGTTAAGCAGTCAGAATTGGTGTTAGCTAAAGTAACAGTCCTAATTTGTTTTATATCATCATTTTGATAGA from Methanobrevibacter thaueri includes these protein-coding regions:
- a CDS encoding AAA family ATPase — its product is MTNMWMVRAGENAFLIDDFERLNVVAIGWGLGDLTNKSPNEIRELVDENYPNNPKIRNGKIASNETKFLYEIKVGDYVLSYGPFTRSYLFGKITSDYIYSDIISKDLENDDYSDVRKVEWLGKISRDDLKKSTQDVLNKRLTVFDINENAQRDILSFYQNDDIKQIRTVTLANTNSDCLTYDDAINFLSNVLINERDGHYHYIRKNINLIGRTLVLFKYEGKLIGKGIFCDEFEKQVVINSEHYNGYYLTEKDSIGIFKEPVGLDDLRKYVPDVKSLNRDQKIDLKYLDNVNQMINEYIEDDSMIVEYDESAKIIRDYLDENSLGNFENEEYEHNYIKFKEDFAPNILENLKGIDILNTIFIHDGDKNTLCSQLEFFDDYKFAGSISGGSAHKYSLFKHSVTQEWTAGPARNSENVSENEAIEIAKKIRDALVDGARLIEQSVLTNVDDYIQLENDLGDIFSNCSASHTNMWIHKYYALIFPDKFPVVHWDKMKKEFLETFNIVPEEWYYALDGQLVLLARKAGIKSYSLYNEEILNLFEDKPPLESNLKRNIIYFGAPGTGKSYNLNQDKYDLLEDNEENYERVTFHPDYSYANFVGTYKPVPEGNSITYKYVPGPFMRILKKAINNPSEPYLLIIEEINRANVAAVFGDVFQLLDRTEEFESEYPIEASEDMKTYLNETKIKLPQNLFIWASMNSADQGVFPMDTAFKRRWDFKYFSINHNEDLIKDTHFIINQKPLNWNDLRKRINDELLSYNINEDKLIGPFFAFTEYMNQEIEIKTFKDIFKNKIIMYLFEDAARSRRNQLFSGACNIKDTKNITYFEICELIDDNKITEIFSNDFLDDEEEDNE